The genomic window CATTTTAAATTTTAATGAAAATCTCTGCGTAGAATCCGAACTTTGGGACATATGGCAGAATCTTAGCGGTGGTGAGCTGCCTCTGCCTTTGGGTGGTATGGCGCTGCGCCGCTCATTGCCACTTACCACCGCCATAGAGTGTGAATCTATGCTTACCAAAGCCGTGCAACTTGGAGTGCAAAACAAAGCTATTTTAAGCCAAATGCTTTTGGAACGAGGCATTATACGCGTGAATGCAAAGGAGCTTGATACATATCTTAGCCTTTATGCAAATGCGGATTCTATTTCTATGAGCGAAATTGAGATTGAAGCGGTGGATAGGCTTTTTGAGCTAGGATTCAAAGCAGGATTTTATCCACAGATTCTAAAAGCTAGAGATTATTTTATCCCAAGCGAATATAACGATTTACGCTTCTGCTAGATTCTTTAATATTTTATAATCTAAGCACATTTAACCCACAAAGGAGAATAATGAATACACAAGTAAGCAAAAAATCCATAATGAATAACGAAATGCCTCATATCATCAATAGCATTTTGATACAGCGCACCTTGCTCCTTTGTGTTGCACTTTTTATTTTATGCACTATCACACGTGGCATTATGGTAGCCCATTACTTACCTATGAATCTATGGCAAGAGCATTTAAGCGACTTTGGCGCAATGTGGCTTATGGGTGCAAAGCTTGATATGCGAAGTATCGGCATCGCTCTACTCATTTTTGTAGCCCTACATTACATCACACAATCTCTTTGCTTTATAGCATATATTTTAACGGGGGGGGGGGGCAAAGCATAGAATCTACTCTTTCCTCTCACAAACAATCCCCCACATTTATACCTTTTTGCTTGGCTTTGTCTTTATGGCGGCGGCTATTATTAATTTCTACTATTTCCGCACTTATGGGAGCAAAATCGATATTTTTATCTTTGGATTCAAAGATGATGATACTCTCGCTATTCTCTCCATTATGTGGCAGGACTATCCATTGGTTATTGGTGTGCTTTGTGCGATTGCTTTTGGTATCTTTTGTCTCTATCTTTACAAAATCCCTCTATTCTCTTTATTTATGAGATTTGCTCATTTTACAAATCTTTATGTGCAGATTCTATACCTTGTTTGCGTCCAACTCCTCCTTATTGCACTCCTATTGATTGCAGCGCGTGGCTCACTTGGCACTTTTCCTATCAAAGAGGATAATCATTATATTTCTACGCTACCTATTTTTAATCACCTAGCTACAAATCCGCTTATTGCATTTGACTGGGCACAGAGTAATTATAAGGAAGCTGCCCTCTTTCACCCGCCTGTAAAAGAAAAAGGAGAGCAATTAGAATCTTTACTTTTTCCTATTTCGCACACGAGTGCAGATTCTGTATTTTTACGCGAAAATCCACCGCATATTGTTTTGAATCTTATGGAGAGTTTTGGGAGCAATATGCTGATTTTTGACGATAAAGATACAAATGACCTACTCGGGGCTTTGAGGAGGCATTTTAATGAAGATTTTGTCTTTTATCGTTTTTTAAGTGGAGCTAATGGCACAGCACCTTCACTTGCCGCCCTTTTCTTTGATAGCCCAAGTGCTCAAATCTCCTTAGGTGCGCATAAAAAAACGTCTCTTATGCTGAATCCTTTTTTCATATACGCAAATGCAGGATATGAGGTAGTATATATTACCTCCGGCTACGCATCTTGGCAGGGTTTGGGAGAGTTTATCATCACGCAGGGCGCACACAAGGTTTATGATATGCTCACACTTTTAGAGAGATTTCCACAGAGTAAGAATGATAAAAATACCTATGGTGTGCCTGATGAATATGCGTATAATCTCGCTTTTGAGATTCTGCAAAACGCCACAAAACCTACATTTATCGCTATACTCACTACGAGCAATCACCCGCCCTATCATCTACCGCAACACTATGTGCCAAAACCCATTGCACTAAGCGATACCTTAAAAAATAAAGCGAAGAATCAAGCGCACGATAAGCTTAGAATCTCCGCCTTGCTCTATCAATATGCTAATGACGCATTCGGGGAGTTTATGGATAGGATTAAAGATTCACATTTAGCCCAAAATACGATTATAGTAGCAAGTGGCGACCATCGCGTGAGGGATTTTGCCGATAATCCCAGCACGGATAAAGCCCTCTACTATGCCGTGCCTCTGTATCTCTATGTGCCACAAATGTATGCTACACAAACACATTATGACCCTACACGCATAGGCTCACACAAGGATATTTTCCCCACACTCTATGAGCTAAGCCTGTCTCAAACACCTTATATCAGCGTAGGAGGACGCAATATACTTGCCCCTAAAGACGATAAACGGCGCGCTTTTGGCTACAATCAAGCCGTGTGGATTGATGAAAATGGCATTTATCCTTTCCGTAGCGAGGTGGGCTATATGTGGGCAGATTCTAAAGAGGATTTGGGGCTTCTATCCACAGATACAAGCTTTAGCTTAAATGAATATCAAAAACACTTTGGAAAGCGATATTGGGAGTTATTTGAGTATGCGATAAGTTATAGAATCTTCAAAGAGGAATAATGGCAAGGCAGTATTTTGTTATGACTAGAAATTATAGAATCTCTAAGATTCTCATATAAATTCTAAGAGCACATAAATGTGCGTTACACAAAAAGGCTAAATTGCAAAATAGCTTATCCCCGCAAAGCCTCCAAAACCTAGATTCTGTAAAAGTAAAATATGCTCTTTTGTGATACCACCTAATGCGATAACCTTTGAGCGCAAGGCGCAAGGGATTTGCTCTAAAATTTCTAAGCCGAGCGGGGCGGGTTTATTGGGTGTAGAAAATATAGGACTTAAAGTGCAGTAATCTGCACCAAACTCCAAAGCACGCAATACTTCAGCTATGCTGTGTGCGCTATATCCTATAATCTTTTGTGAATCTGGCGCATATGCTGCCCTTAGTGGCGTAATAAAATCTATAAGATGAGATTTTAAATGCACTCCTCCAAAATGTGTAGAAAGCTCTAAAATCTGCGTAAGGTTTGTAAAGGGGAGATTCAGTAAAAGCGTTTTATTCAAAGGAGAAAGCAACTCTATAAAGTGAGGCACAAACTCATCACTTTGTGAGCGATACATTATCCAATTCGCGCCTAATGTCGGCACACAAGAAGCAAGTTTAGAAATATATCCCCCGCTAAGAGAGGGGGTAATAAGAAGAGCAATAAAATTAATGCTCTGCATCAACGGCTACTGCGCCGTGAATATATACATAGGTAAGAATCATAAATACAAACGCTTGGAGCAATGCCATAAAGGTAAGGATTGCAAATGGCGCAACAGGCACAACCCAAGGAGCAAGCATAAGCATAACAAGCAAGAACATATCATCACCCTTGATGTTTCCAAAGAGACGAAATGAAAGCGAAATAATGCGCGAAAAGTGAGAGATAATCTCCACAGGGAACATCAGCGGAGCGAGCCACCACACAGGACCCATAAAGTGTTTTATATATCTCACTATACCTTGCGCACGAATGCCCTCGAAGTGATAGTAGAAAAATACAACCAAAGCCAAAACCAATGTGAAGCTCCAACTAGAAGTCGGGGCTTCAAATCCCGGGATAATACCGATGGCATTACCAAAAAATACTAAAAATGCAATAGTGGCTGCAAGTGGAAAGTATTTGCGTGCTACTTCCTCGCCCACAATATCCTTAGAGAAATTAATGATGCCAGAGATAATAAACTCAAAGACATTTTGAATGCCGCTGGGCACGACCTGCATCTTATATGTCGCATATCGCGCAAGAACAAGTATAATAATTGCCACAAGGATAGTGTGAAAGCCAATAACAAAGTCGTGATTAGCATTAATCAACCCTGCAAAGGTAAAAACTCTATCATCCATAGTAACCCCTTTTGAGTATGAGTATGGCGATTATGCCTAGTTTTTTGTTAGTTTTGCTTTAAATTGTTGCATTTTATGAAAACTTTTTGTTTAAATGTCGAATATGCCACAAAAATATAACAAATAAGATTCCCATAGGGAGTAATAACCCTAATTCAGGGTAAATAAGCCCTGCTACGCTTAATTGCGAGAGGGAGAAAAATAACCCCCAAATAGCCAAAGCCCCAATAATACACACAAAACTAATGAGCGTGAGATTCCCATAGCGAGGCAAGGAAGGGATATAATAAGCGATGATAGCAATACAAAGTGGCACAAAAAATGGAACAATAAGCAGTCCATACAAAATCGCTCGTATCTTGTCTGTGCTTACACCCTGCTTATGCGCGATGTGTAGCGAAGCAAGAGCATCAATCAATGAAGCTATCGGTTTATCTTGCGCAATTGTCTCAAGCACCTTAGAGCTAAAACCTTGAAGCGTCTCTAACTCCTCGCTTACGCTCATTTGCAGTGGATTATCCCCCAAAGTAAGTGTTGGGGAAATACTCACACTTTTTGCATTTTTTAGAATCCACGTATTACTTTCAAAAAATGCCTCCTTGCTCTCGTGATAACCAATCAGTCTATGTTCATTATCAAGCACGAAAATCTTAATACCCTCCGCCCTTGCCTCGCCATTAGAAAGGGGGTAGAGCTTACGCAAAAAAATGTATTGATTGCCACTTTTAAGCAGAAGATTCTCGCGCACATTTTGTGTATTTTGGTAAATAATACCCTCCGCATATTCTTGCGCGTATGCAAACGAGGTGCTATTGAGCCCAATAAATCCGGCGGTAAAAATGCTTGAAATAATAAGCAGTGGGAATAGAATCTGTAACTTAGAATAGCCTAAAGCCATAAGTGCCGTGAACTGAACGCTTTTAAGCAATGCCATATAGCAAATAATTGAGCAAAGCACGAGCGAAATCGGCAAGGTATAAGTGAGGGCATAGATGCCATCATAAAAGAGAAAAAGAATTAATAAATTTGCAGAATCTGGTAAGTCATCAATATATTTAAGCGTATCTATAGCGAGAAAAAACCCTTCCAATGCAAGAAAGATAATGAAAAAATATTTCAAATACTGCGCCCCGACAAAACGAAACATCATATATTATCCTTTTGAATCCACAAAATCACTTTCTCTCATCTTTTGCAATATGCTGATTCTATCTTGCTCTGCCTTAGCGTAAAGCGATTTTGTAAGATTGATAGAATCTGCTGTGTATTTTCTTGCGTAGTGTAAAAATACATAATGGCATCGCGCATACAGGGCATTGTGGCGCAAAGCTGTTTTTTTTCCTCCGCACTAAAATCACTTAGCACATAAGTTACAACATCTTGCTGTGTGTTTCTACCTATGCCAAAGCGCAATCGCAGATAGTCCTCCCCCATAGCCTTATCAATGGATTTTAAGCCATTATGCCCGCCACTTGAGCCGCCGAGTTTGAATCTCACATCGCCAAAGGCAAGGTCTAAATCATCGTGTATTACTAAAATGCGTGTGATATTAAAATACCGAGCAAAAGGAGCGATAGACTCACCAGAGAGATTCATAAAAGTATGGGGCTTGAGAAAAAAGATTTTGTGAGAATCTATGTGTATGCTTCCAATTTGTGTGTTGAATTTTTTATCAAAGTTAAAGGTAAAACCTAATTCTTGAGATAAAAAATCAAGCACCATAAAACCGACATTATGCCGAGTGTTTTCGTATTTGGCACCCGGATTACCAAGCCCTGCAACAAGGAAGCAGGACATTATTTCGCTTTGATAACACCAACAACTGCCACTGATGGACGATTGATAACGCTAACACCTTCAATTTGTGGCAAATCACGCACAAGAATAGAATCCCCCACATCTAAGTTACTCACATCAATCTCATAAGTATTTGGGAGTTTTTCAGGAATGCATTTCACGCTAATGCGCTTTGTTGAAATAAAAAGCACACCCTTATTTTTCAAGCCCTTCGCGCTTCCTTTAGTGCACACAGGCACTTTAAACTTACAAGTCACGCCTTTTTGTGCTAAAAGCAAATCCACGTGAATAATAGTATTCGTTACAGGATCTTTTTGATATTCTTGAATCACCACATCTAAGGTTTTCCCACCGACTTTTACAGGGAAAATCAAAGTGCTTTTATGCTTGACTTCCTTGATAAAGTCATTAATCTTAAAGGCGCAGTGAATATTCTCCTGTCCTTTGCCATAGATGTTTGCAATTAGATAACCATCATTCCTCAAGGCTTTTGCCTCTGATTTTGAAATACTCTTTCTAATTTGTCCTTCTAACATTTCTGTATCCTTTATGAAAATTTAAGGGCGACATTATAGCCAAAAACCCTTAAATACACTTGAGTTAATCTCCTATATATACTTGTCTTGGTCGTGTAATTCTCGTTGCAGGATCTTTGATGTGCTCCAAGAGCTGTGCGCACCAGCCGGGCATTCGTCCAATAACAAAAATTGGGGTAAAGAGTGATACAGGAATCTTAAGTGCAGATAAAATAATGCCCGAGTAGAAATCAACATTTGGGTAAAGATTTCTTTCTACAAAGTAGCTATCGCTTAGTGCTACTTCCTCGACTTTATGTGCCAAATCGCTTAGTCGCGAATCCATTTTAATGCCTCTCTTATCCAAATCATCTTTAAGCTTCTTTAGAATCTTCGCGCGTGGGTCGTAGTTTTTATACACACGATGCCCAAAGCCCATAAGCCTAAATGGATCATTCTTATCTTTTGCTTTAGCGATAAACTTATCAACATTTTTTGCATCACCGATTTCATTGAGCATATCAAGCACTTTTTCGTTTGCCCCGCCGTGCGCAGCACCCCACAATGCATTAATCCCCGCGCTCAAAGCAGCATAAGGATGTGCGCCAGTGGAAGCGACATTACGAACAGTCGTTGTAGAAGCATTTTGCCCGTGGTCAGCGTGAAGAATAAAAATCTTATCTAAAGCCTCAACTTCCAAAGGTGTAATTTCCAATTCACCCTTAATTGTTTGTTTCATCTTGCCACCCGGATATGCGCGGAGCATATAGAGGAAATTCTCCACATAGCCTCGCGCCACATCAGGATAAATATATGGAATCCCCAAAGAATGGCGATAGGCAAAAGCTACAAGTGTGGTAATCTTCGCAATGGCGCGTCTTGCCATTACTTGTCGATCTTCCTCATTTGTCATATCTAAATGATGAAAATGGAAAGTCGAAAGTGCAGAGAGAGAAGCAGAGAGATTTGCCATAGGGTGCGCTGTATCTGGGAAAGCCTTAAAGATATTAATAAGTCCCTCGTGCAAGAAACTGCGGTGCATTAGCTCAAGCTCAAACTCCTTAGATTCGGTCTCGTTTTTTGGTACTTCATTTGTGATGAGTAGCCTACACACATCGGTAAAGCGATACTTCTCCACAAGCTCTGTTATTGGCTTACCTTTATAGAGGAGCTCACCCTCTTTGCCATTAATATAGCTAATAGTCGATTTACACCCGGCTGTGCTGCCATAGCCCGGATCATAAGAAAAAATATTCGTGCGCTCAAAGAGTTTAGAAAAATCTACCGCTTTTGGTCCTCTATTGCAGTCAATAAGGTCGAAATCAAAGCTTTCTTTTGTTTCATTATTTGTTAATGTGATAGTCGCCATACTTACTCCTTAAAATGTGATTTGCACCTGATTATTACACATTTTTTTTGCTAAAGTCAAAAAAAAATTAAATTTACGCACAAAATTCACTTAAAATGTGCTAAATGATACATTTATGCGATTTTGTAATAAATGTTTAAGAGATTGTAAATGTTTTTATGTATTATTGTCGATTGCAGATGAGATTCGCGGATTCTAAGGAGGTTTTATGTTAAACATCACGCTAACAGACAAAGACAGAAAAGAACTTGCACCACTACTTGGCACTTCGGCAGCTGAACGCGCATTAATGCCCGAGGAAACACTAAAAAAGCTTAAAGCTTTAGAAAAAGAACAGCAAGATGGTCCTTTTGAAGATCTTGACAAAATGATTAATGAATCTATTTCTGCGGTAAAGACTAAAAAAATCCAAAAGAAACTCGTCCTTACAGATAAAGATAGAGAGGAGCTAGCACCGCTGCTTAATATATCTCAAGCAGAGCGCAAACTGATGCCAAAAGAAACACTAAAAAGCTTGAAATATTCGAGCAGGAGCAAGAAAATCCAAATTTCAAGGATTTAGAGGACATCATCAAAGAATCTATGTCTCTTGTGGAAGCCTTCGTGCCAAACACCCTTTACAAAGAGCTTACGCGCAGGAGCAAGAAAGATTATCTATGGTGGGAGACAAATTATCGCATTTTTCTCGCACAGCGCAAGGCACAGCGCGCGCGTCATAGAGCTAAAATGGATAAAAAACAAAAGTAGTTTTCGCTTCTTGACATAAATTTAGAATATTTTGTTGAATCTCTACCTTTGCACCTCGCAATGGTTAGTTTCTATATAAGAAATACTTCAGTAGGATTAGTTTCAACGCATATATGGACGTGAGGCACCGCAAAGAAAGCGCAAAATGAGTGAAAAAATAAATTACAATCCTAATAGATATGTGTGCGAGGATATATCTCGTGCCATTAGCTTTTACATACACAATCTATACGCGATAGTGGGCTATGGAGCAAATGGTGCAGAATATCGAATACAAAGCAATAGGGAAAAAATACAGATTCAAAGTGTAAGTGAGGCACTGCAATGTGCTAAGAATACACTTCAAGCGCGAAAGAGGCTTAACCAACTCGTGCTTATTGCTCCACCACCTTGCATTTTAGAATTGGAGCAATTTTTGCATTTTTTGGATTCTCAAGGTGTAAAAATCGATATATACATAGGCGAAAAAGAGTGTCAATCAATGGCAATCTTAGAATCTTTATGCGCTTGTAGCGTGGTGAGATTCTACAAAAATACTTCTTTTACTCATTGTATTTCTAACATTAAGCACAGCCATTAAAAAGTATTAAACATAAAAGACAACAAGCACGAGGACGAGAATCTTGGGATTAAAAATCTCGCACACTTTTTACGACTTGTGGCATTGTGAGGTATTATAAATATTGTAAATTTATGCAACAACTTAAGGAAAAATTCTACTTTTCTTCTTTTATCTTTTAAGATTCAGCCAAACAAAAAAAAATAGAATGCCATTTTGCAAACTAATTTGCAAATAATTTTTACAAGGAGTTTGTATGATAAAAAGTGCAAAATGGATTGTTATTGTGGCGATTTTGATGTTAGGATTTGGAGGGTGCGCGACGATTTCAAATCAAACAAAACAAAGAGTAGCTATTACAACAAGTAATGGTCAAGTTGTTGTTGCTACGATTAATGGAGTAAAGGTAAATCTACCCGGTGAAGTGAAAATATCTCGTGCCAAAGGTGCTGTCGTAGAAGTGCGTGGGCAGGATAATTCTTGCTATGAAAGCACACAACTTGTCATTGCTGGTAAAAATAAAATGAGCGGTTGGTTCTGGGGTAATATTCTTTGGGGTGGGACGACAGGCTCTACCACAGATGCTATTACAGGTGGTATGTGGAGTTATAGCAATCCTAACTTTATCGTGCCTGTGGAGAAAAAAGCAAATTGTAAAAGCTAAATTTGCTTTTTTGCTTATGTAAAATGGTAGCGAGAATCTTATTATTTTTGCTACTTATTTTTATCCCACAATATGCTTTTGGACTCAACCCTTTAGATTCTAAACATGATTCTAAAGGGTACTCAACCCACACACAAGATTCTTATTCGCTTCATTCTATTGCTTCGCTTTCTCAGTGGAAAAGGCTTTTACATTATCGCGGTAAAACATCGCTTATAAGGCAGGATTCTGGATTTTTTCTCTCTCCACTGGGTGCGATAAATCCCCAAGCCGAGCTTCTTTCAACACTTCAGGCATTTGGCATTGATGTAGAATCTGCTCATACAAACACAACAAATACTTCATCTTTTTTATGTTCTTATCCTGCAAGAGCAATGTTTTTATCGCGGTTTTTTCCACAATTAAAAGAGATGATTAAAACAACGCATTGTGCGGAATATGAAGAGTTCTTGGAGATTGTGCCAAGCGATAGAATTTCACTCATTTTTGCTGCGGAGAGTGATATTTATCCCGGTTCGGCTATGGGGCATATTTTTCTAGCTTTAGAGGGGGAAGCAAAGGCGGATTTACACAAAACATTTAAGGGGAGAAGTGATTTACACATACAAAAAGGGCAGTATTTGGGCTATTCATTAAGCTTTTTTGCTAATGCAGAGCTTGGGCTTAATCCTATTATGTATATTCGGGCATTAATGGGGAATCTTGGCGGTATTTATGCGTTGCAACCACTTGATAATAATACATTTGAATATCTTGAAAATGAAAAGCGGAGTTTATGGAAGTTGGGGTTAAAGCTAGATTTAGATTCTAAGGCATTGCTTTTGGCACATTTATGGGAGCTTAAAGATATTCCTGTGGAATATTCTTTTATCACGCATAACTGCAATGATGCCCTAAAAAGTGTGTTAAGTGTGGCAAATGAGGCATTTGACACACAAAAGTTAAAACCATATCAAACGCCTATGGAGTATCTTAAGAGCTTGGAAAATGTTGGGCTTTTAGAAAGTTTAAGCGTGGAGATTCCACAGGATAAAAAAGCTTTTAGCGATAAATATGGTCATAATAAAATCTTAAAAGTGCGTGATAGTGCAAAATTTTCATTAGGCTATGAAAATAGAGCTGGTCATTCAATGATGAGCGTGTATTTTTCGCCTATTTATGCTGATATAACAAATGCAAATAACGCCTACAAAGAGTTGATAGAATCTCGTCTTATGAGTATAAAGGGCTATGTGAATCTTGAGAATGCCTCCATTTTTATTGATAAGATAGAAGCATTGCATTTATTTTCGGTTGCAGATTCATACCGCACAAAGAGCTTATCAAAATATATCAATTTGAGTTTTGAAAATCCATTTGATGAAATCACACATACACGCTTAAAGCCTAAGCTTTCATTTGGAGCCGGGTTTGGTAGCTATGTGGGTAATTTGAGTGTGTATCTTTTACCGCTTGTGGGATATGACTATGTGAAAAATCATAACGCATTTGTAGATATACATTTTGGGATTGTGGGGAGATTTGAGAAGCTAAGGCTTATTGGCAATTATGATTATTTTATAGATATTACCAATCAAAGGGGCTATACACAGCAAGCAAGCGGCTTTGTGGGGTTTAATGTTTATAAGCAGTGGGATTTTTACGCACAAATACAATGGAGGGATACTTTTAAATATGGTGATTATGTGAGTTGGCAAAGCGGTATTAGTGTGAATTTTTAACACTTTGTATTTCATCAAGCCTTGTGAAAAAATAATGCGTGATAAGCAGAATCTGCAGTGGCATAAGGAAAAAATTAAGAAATGGCACAAAGCTAAAAAGATAGGCTAAAAGTGCATAAGCGTGGTTTTTGAGCACTTGAGTGTGAATGAGAATCTGCCACTGCTCTCGCTGCATACTTGAGCTGCCTACATCAAAAAAAGTCATTTTTTTAAAAAATATATACCACACCACAAAAAGCGCGAAAGAGCCGAGCAGTGAGCCAAAAAATGGAATGAGATACAAAAGCAATGAGAGCAGTGCCAAGAATCCAAGGAGGAGAAAGGTTTTCACAAAAATAAGCAGACATTCAAGGAATGAGCCAAATTGCGCTTTTGGCAGATGAGGGAAGTCTTTTTGCCGCACATATTCTACGATAAAGGGCGTATAAAATAAAGAAAAAAAGACATTGGTAAGCAAAATCAGCACGACAAACACAAACCCAAAGAGTGCATAAAGCGCAAAAGAAACACAAAATCGAATAATGCTCCCTATGATTCCGCCCATATCAAGCCAATCAGGCAAAAAGCCTACAAATAAGCTTGAGAGGTAAGCAAATATTTCATCGCCTAGCGCATAAAACACGCTCCCCCATAAAAGAATCCCAAAGAATGCAGGTAAGAGCGTGAGTGTTAAGATTCTAGGCGAGAAAAAATCTTTTATGCTTTTGCTAAGAATATTCAACATAATTGAGAATCTTGGAATTTATTGCTTAATGCCAAGTAGCGTTTCTATCATTCTATCAATAGTCGTAATGACTTTGGCATTTGCCGCGTAGCCGCCTTGAAATTTAATAAGATTCACCATTTCTTCATCAAGGCTCACTTGTGAAATCGCTAAATGTTCCTTTTTGACAGCAGAAAGCACAGAATCTTTTGTCTCTTTTGTGCGTTGTGTAGCTTCAGTTTGGTTTGCCACACGTCCAGAGAGATATTGATAAAATTCAGAAATACGCATTTGCTTTGTCTCAAATTTATTCATATAAAAATCCACATCATCGTATTGGAGCTGCTGCATCATATTTGCTACTTCAAAATTTCCATTCACGGGGGCAAGCCACGGGCGTATGAGCGTGGCATCTTTGGCATATTCATAATTAAGCGTGATATTGTGTGCGCTATCGCCCTCGAAAAACTTATTCAAACCAAATGCACCTGTAAAATTTGTCCCATTATCTTGTATGGCGACATAAAGCCCTTGTGAAGGATTCTTAGCAATGATATTAAACTCTTGAGATCCATTATCATAATATGCGCGAAAATAGTCGTCAATATCGTTTAGAGCGTTGTTGTCCTTATTGTCATCGTCATTTCCATTGATAGCACGAACAACATCATTCATTGTTGTGATTTCATCGATTTTAATTGTTTTGCGCCCTATTTCATTGCCCTGCATATTATACACGACCACATCAAAGCTACCCGTTTTAATATTATAGTTACTATCAACAAGCGCATTAAGACTCCATACATCAAGTTTATCGCTACGAATCTGTGTTGTCGCACTTTGAGAGTAGATAGCATTTGTAGCCTCGATAAACCCTTTTGCAAAAATATCCAAATGATTGATATAGTCTTGAATCTTTCCTACCCGTGTGCCTCCAGCTCCGGAATTATAAAGTGAGATAAGCGAACCTGCTTTGCCCTGCACGATTTTGTCAGTAATTTCAACAGTCTTAAAATCATCACCTTGAAAATATATGCGATTAAGGTTGAGGTGATTATCATCTTTTTTGAGCACGATTGGGTGGAACATCGCACCATCAACGATATTAAAACCAAAGCCGATATTCAGCACATACTCATCATCAAAGTCCGCTAGTTTTGGGTGGATAGAAGCATTAGAATCCAAATGATTCTTAAAGACATTCGCACCAACGAGCGTTTGAAGATTGTATTCTAGTTCATCGCGTCTATCGCGTAATTCATTAGCTTGTTTGAGTTCGCGCTGGTCTTCCATTTCCTTGAGCTTAGCATTGATATGGGCGATTTCTTTTGCAAGACGATTGACTTCATTTATCGTTACTTCAAGCTCTTCACTCGCCTTTTGTTGCAATCTCACGAGTCTAAAGCGCGTATCTTGTATGTTCCTACTAAGCACCTGCGCATTTTTAGCTAAAACTTGCTTTTGAGCGGGATCTACAGAGTTTTTTGCTAAATCTTTCCACGCATTAAAATACTCCTCTAAGTCGTTATAAATACCTACGCCATCGACTTCGGGAAAAAATGCGGAAGCCTCACGCAAAGTCGTAAAATGTGTATCATAATACTGCGCTTCTTCAGCTGCCTTGCGATAACGTGTAAAGACAAATTCATCGTGGATTCTCTGTATAGTCTCGGTGCTCACACCTCTGCCGAGATTGTAATCTTGATAATAAAGCGGACGTTCAGGGCGCACAAGCACACGCTGACGACTATAAAATTCATCACTCGCATTTGCAATGTTATTGCCTGTTACATCAACCATAAGTTGATGTGCTTGCAAACCTGTGTAAGAGGTATTAAGAGATGAAAGGATACCGCCCATACTGCACCTTATGCTTGAATTTTGAGTAAATGACTTTGCGCACACGCATCGCCATAGCCGTTGCTTTCGTGCGGGACAATGCGCTTCATTAGGGAATTATAAAACTCTGCCACCGCAAAAACACTTCT from Helicobacter typhlonius includes these protein-coding regions:
- a CDS encoding LptF/LptG family permease, yielding MMFRFVGAQYLKYFFIIFLALEGFFLAIDTLKYIDDLPDSANLLILFLFYDGIYALTYTLPISLVLCSIICYMALLKSVQFTALMALGYSKLQILFPLLIISSIFTAGFIGLNSTSFAYAQEYAEGIIYQNTQNVRENLLLKSGNQYIFLRKLYPLSNGEARAEGIKIFVLDNEHRLIGYHESKEAFFESNTWILKNAKSVSISPTLTLGDNPLQMSVSEELETLQGFSSKVLETIAQDKPIASLIDALASLHIAHKQGVSTDKIRAILYGLLIVPFFVPLCIAIIAYYIPSLPRYGNLTLISFVCIIGALAIWGLFFSLSQLSVAGLIYPELGLLLPMGILFVIFLWHIRHLNKKFS
- a CDS encoding LTA synthase family protein, whose product is MAAAIINFYYFRTYGSKIDIFIFGFKDDDTLAILSIMWQDYPLVIGVLCAIAFGIFCLYLYKIPLFSLFMRFAHFTNLYVQILYLVCVQLLLIALLLIAARGSLGTFPIKEDNHYISTLPIFNHLATNPLIAFDWAQSNYKEAALFHPPVKEKGEQLESLLFPISHTSADSVFLRENPPHIVLNLMESFGSNMLIFDDKDTNDLLGALRRHFNEDFVFYRFLSGANGTAPSLAALFFDSPSAQISLGAHKKTSLMLNPFFIYANAGYEVVYITSGYASWQGLGEFIITQGAHKVYDMLTLLERFPQSKNDKNTYGVPDEYAYNLAFEILQNATKPTFIAILTTSNHPPYHLPQHYVPKPIALSDTLKNKAKNQAHDKLRISALLYQYANDAFGEFMDRIKDSHLAQNTIIVASGDHRVRDFADNPSTDKALYYAVPLYLYVPQMYATQTHYDPTRIGSHKDIFPTLYELSLSQTPYISVGGRNILAPKDDKRRAFGYNQAVWIDENGIYPFRSEVGYMWADSKEDLGLLSTDTSFSLNEYQKHFGKRYWELFEYAISYRIFKEE
- a CDS encoding F0F1 ATP synthase subunit A, whose translation is MDDRVFTFAGLINANHDFVIGFHTILVAIIILVLARYATYKMQVVPSGIQNVFEFIISGIINFSKDIVGEEVARKYFPLAATIAFLVFFGNAIGIIPGFEAPTSSWSFTLVLALVVFFYYHFEGIRAQGIVRYIKHFMGPVWWLAPLMFPVEIISHFSRIISLSFRLFGNIKGDDMFLLVMLMLAPWVVPVAPFAILTFMALLQAFVFMILTYVYIHGAVAVDAEH
- the pth gene encoding aminoacyl-tRNA hydrolase, whose protein sequence is MSCFLVAGLGNPGAKYENTRHNVGFMVLDFLSQELGFTFNFDKKFNTQIGSIHIDSHKIFFLKPHTFMNLSGESIAPFARYFNITRILVIHDDLDLAFGDVRFKLGGSSGGHNGLKSIDKAMGEDYLRLRFGIGRNTQQDVVTYVLSDFSAEEKKQLCATMPCMRDAIMYFYTTQENTQQILSILQNRFTLRQSKIESAYCKR
- a CDS encoding thiamine phosphate synthase, which codes for MQSINFIALLITPSLSGGYISKLASCVPTLGANWIMYRSQSDEFVPHFIELLSPLNKTLLLNLPFTNLTQILELSTHFGGVHLKSHLIDFITPLRAAYAPDSQKIIGYSAHSIAEVLRALEFGADYCTLSPIFSTPNKPAPLGLEILEQIPCALRSKVIALGGITKEHILLLQNLGFGGFAGISYFAI
- a CDS encoding 50S ribosomal protein L25/general stress protein Ctc: MLEGQIRKSISKSEAKALRNDGYLIANIYGKGQENIHCAFKINDFIKEVKHKSTLIFPVKVGGKTLDVVIQEYQKDPVTNTIIHVDLLLAQKGVTCKFKVPVCTKGSAKGLKNKGVLFISTKRISVKCIPEKLPNTYEIDVSNLDVGDSILVRDLPQIEGVSVINRPSVAVVGVIKAK